Proteins from a genomic interval of Choristoneura fumiferana chromosome 12, NRCan_CFum_1, whole genome shotgun sequence:
- the LOC141433754 gene encoding putative transporter svop-1 isoform X1 has protein sequence MMGNSNIADTKVKNGSLEAKKTNDTCDSTTFEEALEITREICVGTYNYRLLTITIYSLLAATAEMFSVGIVSTASQCDLELDVGKKGLISSIPILGVVVSAHFWGFVADTRGRRFALIISTTGTCVAGIIATFSNNWILLAVIKFIGAAFASGTNALVFTFLGEATIASKRQTYLMYASAGVLSFQAFNAALAYPILNLTFDYYMPLLGFSFRPWRLFLLVIGLISGLNVLLIVFFTYESPKFCFAIGEHKRGLKIMQKIYKVNTGNAFEDYPVKHVVLNADDYKTKNGTFLRSVWDQTVPLFSKKYIKNTVLIFLCGLPAYCVSPPFSIWLPFIFNAYSTTSNPDLQFCETFQKNFTQSANRTMIPVCDDSVADITLVALAIFAVYLTLCSLSTVLIIKFIGKKWTFVLNHLFSCIMCVIINRVPILFGFVAMVGMTANVACMGIVTTYAIELFPTYMRAMAVCLCILSGRSVSIVFYNVIGAQLENNCDNFIVIIAGLILFGGIVGLFLPSDRVLIKADDIEKPSENCESTKNPTST, from the exons atgaTGGGAAATAGTAATATAGCTGATACTAAAGTTAAAAATGGATCTCTGGAAGCTAAGAAGACTAATGACACCTGTGATTCGACGACGTTTGAGGAGGCATTGGAAATAACACGTGAGATCT gcGTAGGAACCTATAACTACAGACTGTTGACGATTACTATCTACTCCTTGCTAGCAGCAACTGCAGAAATGTTTTCGGTTGGTATTGTCAGCACCGCATCACAATGCGACTTGGAACTCGATGTTGGGAAGAAAGGGTTGATCAGCTCCATTCCGATTTTAG GCGTAGTGGTAAGCGCTCATTTCTGGGGCTTCGTAGCAGACACGCGCGGGCGTCGGTTCGCACTCATCATCAGCACCACCGGCACCTGCGTCGCTGGTATAATTGCTACATTCTCTAACAACTGGATTTTACTCGCTGTCATCAAGTTCATTGGAGCTGCATT cGCATCTGGAACTAACGCGCTAGTCTTTACATTTCTTGGTGAGGCTACTATCGCTTCGAAGAGACAAACATATCTTATGTACGCGTCTGCTGGAGTGCTTTCTTTTCAAGCATTCAATGCCG CCTTGGCATATCCCATATTAAATCTGACTTTTGATTACTACATGCCTCTACTGGGCTTCTCTTTCCGACCATGGAGACTTTTCCTGTTAGTCATTGGGCTGATCAGTGGCCTGAACGTACTTCTCATCGTGTTCTTTACATATGAGAGCCCTAAGTTTTGCTTCGCAATCGGAGAACATAAAAGGGGGCTAAAGATAATGcagaaaatatataaagttaacaCAGGAAACGCTTTTGAAGACTACCCG GTGAAACATGTTGTTCTGAACGCGGAtgactataaaactaaaaacggAACCTTCCTTCGTTCAGTTTGGGATCAAACCGTGCCGTTAttcagcaaaaaatatataaagaataCCGTTTTGATCTTTTTGTGCGGTCTGCCGGCTTACTGcgt ATCGCCGCCGTTCTCCATCTGGCTTCCTTTTATTTTCAACGCCTACAGTACAACTAGTAATCCTGACCTTCAATTTTGCGAAACATTTCAGAAAAATTTTACTCAATCTGCAAACAGAACTATG ATACCCGTATGCGACGACAGCGTCGCCGATATCACCCTTGTTGCTCTGGCCATATTTGCAGTGTATCTTACCCTCTGCTCATTAAGCACTGTCCTCATAATCAAGTTCATAGGAAAGAAGTGGACGTTTGTGCTGAACCACCTGTTCAGTTGTATCATGTGCGTCATCATAAATCGGGTCCCGATATTATTTGGTTTCGTTGCCATGGTGGGCATGACCGCGAATGTTGCGTGCATGGGTATAGTAACGACGTACGCTATCGAGTTATTCCCAACCTACATGAG agCAATGGCAGTGTGTCTTTGTATATTATCCGGCCGTAGCGTGTCCATTGTATTCTACAATGTTATTGGTGCTCAGTTGGAGAATAACTGTGACAATTTCATAGTCATTATTGCTGGATTAATCTTAT ttGGCGGCATAGTTGGTCTATTCCTTCCTTCGGATAGAGTATTAATAAAGGCGGACGATATTGAGAAACCCTCAGAAAACTGCGAAAGTACCAAGAACCCAACATCAACGTGA
- the LOC141433754 gene encoding putative transporter svop-1 isoform X3 — protein sequence MFSVGIVSTASQCDLELDVGKKGLISSIPILGVVVSAHFWGFVADTRGRRFALIISTTGTCVAGIIATFSNNWILLAVIKFIGAAFASGTNALVFTFLGEATIASKRQTYLMYASAGVLSFQAFNAALAYPILNLTFDYYMPLLGFSFRPWRLFLLVIGLISGLNVLLIVFFTYESPKFCFAIGEHKRGLKIMQKIYKVNTGNAFEDYPVKHVVLNADDYKTKNGTFLRSVWDQTVPLFSKKYIKNTVLIFLCGLPAYCVSPPFSIWLPFIFNAYSTTSNPDLQFCETFQKNFTQSANRTMIPVCDDSVADITLVALAIFAVYLTLCSLSTVLIIKFIGKKWTFVLNHLFSCIMCVIINRVPILFGFVAMVGMTANVACMGIVTTYAIELFPTYMRAMAVCLCILSGRSVSIVFYNVIGAQLENNCDNFIVIIAGLILFGGIVGLFLPSDRVLIKADDIEKPSENCESTKNPTST from the exons ATGTTTTCGGTTGGTATTGTCAGCACCGCATCACAATGCGACTTGGAACTCGATGTTGGGAAGAAAGGGTTGATCAGCTCCATTCCGATTTTAG GCGTAGTGGTAAGCGCTCATTTCTGGGGCTTCGTAGCAGACACGCGCGGGCGTCGGTTCGCACTCATCATCAGCACCACCGGCACCTGCGTCGCTGGTATAATTGCTACATTCTCTAACAACTGGATTTTACTCGCTGTCATCAAGTTCATTGGAGCTGCATT cGCATCTGGAACTAACGCGCTAGTCTTTACATTTCTTGGTGAGGCTACTATCGCTTCGAAGAGACAAACATATCTTATGTACGCGTCTGCTGGAGTGCTTTCTTTTCAAGCATTCAATGCCG CCTTGGCATATCCCATATTAAATCTGACTTTTGATTACTACATGCCTCTACTGGGCTTCTCTTTCCGACCATGGAGACTTTTCCTGTTAGTCATTGGGCTGATCAGTGGCCTGAACGTACTTCTCATCGTGTTCTTTACATATGAGAGCCCTAAGTTTTGCTTCGCAATCGGAGAACATAAAAGGGGGCTAAAGATAATGcagaaaatatataaagttaacaCAGGAAACGCTTTTGAAGACTACCCG GTGAAACATGTTGTTCTGAACGCGGAtgactataaaactaaaaacggAACCTTCCTTCGTTCAGTTTGGGATCAAACCGTGCCGTTAttcagcaaaaaatatataaagaataCCGTTTTGATCTTTTTGTGCGGTCTGCCGGCTTACTGcgt ATCGCCGCCGTTCTCCATCTGGCTTCCTTTTATTTTCAACGCCTACAGTACAACTAGTAATCCTGACCTTCAATTTTGCGAAACATTTCAGAAAAATTTTACTCAATCTGCAAACAGAACTATG ATACCCGTATGCGACGACAGCGTCGCCGATATCACCCTTGTTGCTCTGGCCATATTTGCAGTGTATCTTACCCTCTGCTCATTAAGCACTGTCCTCATAATCAAGTTCATAGGAAAGAAGTGGACGTTTGTGCTGAACCACCTGTTCAGTTGTATCATGTGCGTCATCATAAATCGGGTCCCGATATTATTTGGTTTCGTTGCCATGGTGGGCATGACCGCGAATGTTGCGTGCATGGGTATAGTAACGACGTACGCTATCGAGTTATTCCCAACCTACATGAG agCAATGGCAGTGTGTCTTTGTATATTATCCGGCCGTAGCGTGTCCATTGTATTCTACAATGTTATTGGTGCTCAGTTGGAGAATAACTGTGACAATTTCATAGTCATTATTGCTGGATTAATCTTAT ttGGCGGCATAGTTGGTCTATTCCTTCCTTCGGATAGAGTATTAATAAAGGCGGACGATATTGAGAAACCCTCAGAAAACTGCGAAAGTACCAAGAACCCAACATCAACGTGA
- the LOC141433754 gene encoding putative transporter svop-1 isoform X2 gives MMGNSNIADTKVKNGSLEAKKTNDTCDSTTFEEALEITRVGTYNYRLLTITIYSLLAATAEMFSVGIVSTASQCDLELDVGKKGLISSIPILGVVVSAHFWGFVADTRGRRFALIISTTGTCVAGIIATFSNNWILLAVIKFIGAAFASGTNALVFTFLGEATIASKRQTYLMYASAGVLSFQAFNAALAYPILNLTFDYYMPLLGFSFRPWRLFLLVIGLISGLNVLLIVFFTYESPKFCFAIGEHKRGLKIMQKIYKVNTGNAFEDYPVKHVVLNADDYKTKNGTFLRSVWDQTVPLFSKKYIKNTVLIFLCGLPAYCVSPPFSIWLPFIFNAYSTTSNPDLQFCETFQKNFTQSANRTMIPVCDDSVADITLVALAIFAVYLTLCSLSTVLIIKFIGKKWTFVLNHLFSCIMCVIINRVPILFGFVAMVGMTANVACMGIVTTYAIELFPTYMRAMAVCLCILSGRSVSIVFYNVIGAQLENNCDNFIVIIAGLILFGGIVGLFLPSDRVLIKADDIEKPSENCESTKNPTST, from the exons atgaTGGGAAATAGTAATATAGCTGATACTAAAGTTAAAAATGGATCTCTGGAAGCTAAGAAGACTAATGACACCTGTGATTCGACGACGTTTGAGGAGGCATTGGAAATAACAC gcGTAGGAACCTATAACTACAGACTGTTGACGATTACTATCTACTCCTTGCTAGCAGCAACTGCAGAAATGTTTTCGGTTGGTATTGTCAGCACCGCATCACAATGCGACTTGGAACTCGATGTTGGGAAGAAAGGGTTGATCAGCTCCATTCCGATTTTAG GCGTAGTGGTAAGCGCTCATTTCTGGGGCTTCGTAGCAGACACGCGCGGGCGTCGGTTCGCACTCATCATCAGCACCACCGGCACCTGCGTCGCTGGTATAATTGCTACATTCTCTAACAACTGGATTTTACTCGCTGTCATCAAGTTCATTGGAGCTGCATT cGCATCTGGAACTAACGCGCTAGTCTTTACATTTCTTGGTGAGGCTACTATCGCTTCGAAGAGACAAACATATCTTATGTACGCGTCTGCTGGAGTGCTTTCTTTTCAAGCATTCAATGCCG CCTTGGCATATCCCATATTAAATCTGACTTTTGATTACTACATGCCTCTACTGGGCTTCTCTTTCCGACCATGGAGACTTTTCCTGTTAGTCATTGGGCTGATCAGTGGCCTGAACGTACTTCTCATCGTGTTCTTTACATATGAGAGCCCTAAGTTTTGCTTCGCAATCGGAGAACATAAAAGGGGGCTAAAGATAATGcagaaaatatataaagttaacaCAGGAAACGCTTTTGAAGACTACCCG GTGAAACATGTTGTTCTGAACGCGGAtgactataaaactaaaaacggAACCTTCCTTCGTTCAGTTTGGGATCAAACCGTGCCGTTAttcagcaaaaaatatataaagaataCCGTTTTGATCTTTTTGTGCGGTCTGCCGGCTTACTGcgt ATCGCCGCCGTTCTCCATCTGGCTTCCTTTTATTTTCAACGCCTACAGTACAACTAGTAATCCTGACCTTCAATTTTGCGAAACATTTCAGAAAAATTTTACTCAATCTGCAAACAGAACTATG ATACCCGTATGCGACGACAGCGTCGCCGATATCACCCTTGTTGCTCTGGCCATATTTGCAGTGTATCTTACCCTCTGCTCATTAAGCACTGTCCTCATAATCAAGTTCATAGGAAAGAAGTGGACGTTTGTGCTGAACCACCTGTTCAGTTGTATCATGTGCGTCATCATAAATCGGGTCCCGATATTATTTGGTTTCGTTGCCATGGTGGGCATGACCGCGAATGTTGCGTGCATGGGTATAGTAACGACGTACGCTATCGAGTTATTCCCAACCTACATGAG agCAATGGCAGTGTGTCTTTGTATATTATCCGGCCGTAGCGTGTCCATTGTATTCTACAATGTTATTGGTGCTCAGTTGGAGAATAACTGTGACAATTTCATAGTCATTATTGCTGGATTAATCTTAT ttGGCGGCATAGTTGGTCTATTCCTTCCTTCGGATAGAGTATTAATAAAGGCGGACGATATTGAGAAACCCTCAGAAAACTGCGAAAGTACCAAGAACCCAACATCAACGTGA